From the genome of Gammaproteobacteria bacterium, one region includes:
- a CDS encoding MlaD family protein: MVCTMAVLLLALYLVSGRSMDTRSYSAVYSDVAGVGVGTAVTYGGYVIGQVAEVSPLRVSGKTAFKLDLIVNSDWQIPKDSVASIFSPGLLSEKTINIVEGVDSEVLQPGEMLATRKSSGLFDAMDDVALEIKDLSENGIRPMLQNFSYSVERISRRLDSVGSELDGGVPRLVKKTDMLLSTLNKTADTLARTLSETNQKHFSNILTNADRASAQLRELSVSLGVSAQKLDLLLDKSAGTVSENQEDLRKSVQNLKKIVTSIAKTVDSVVYNLDTSSRNINEFSRQIRQNPGLLLGGSSPSDQAEAHR, encoded by the coding sequence ATGGTCTGTACGATGGCAGTGTTGCTGCTGGCACTGTATTTGGTGTCGGGTCGAAGTATGGATACCCGGTCTTACTCCGCAGTTTATTCAGACGTGGCCGGTGTGGGGGTCGGAACAGCGGTCACTTATGGGGGCTACGTGATTGGGCAGGTCGCCGAAGTGTCGCCGTTACGAGTATCCGGAAAAACGGCATTTAAGCTGGACTTGATTGTTAATTCCGATTGGCAAATTCCAAAAGACAGCGTTGCGTCCATATTTTCACCCGGATTGTTATCTGAAAAAACCATAAACATTGTCGAAGGTGTCGATAGTGAAGTATTGCAACCTGGGGAGATGTTAGCAACGCGTAAGAGCAGTGGTTTGTTTGATGCTATGGACGATGTGGCTTTGGAAATTAAAGATCTTTCGGAAAATGGCATACGACCCATGTTGCAAAACTTCAGCTATAGCGTAGAAAGAATCTCACGACGTTTGGATAGTGTGGGTAGTGAATTGGATGGGGGAGTTCCGCGCTTGGTAAAAAAAACCGATATGCTGTTATCCACGTTGAACAAAACTGCCGATACCTTGGCGCGGACCTTAAGTGAAACGAACCAAAAACATTTTTCCAATATATTAACGAATGCCGACCGCGCCAGTGCTCAGTTAAGAGAATTGTCCGTGTCGCTGGGGGTGAGTGCGCAAAAACTGGACTTGTTGCTGGACAAATCAGCCGGTACCGTTAGTGAAAACCAGGAAGATTTAAGGAAGTCTGTGCAGAACTTGAAAAAAATCGTGACCAGTATCGCCAAAACCGTAGATTCCGTGGTTTACAATTTGGATACCTCAAGTCGCAATATTAATGAGTTCAGTCGCCAGATTCGTCAAAATCCGGGGCTATTATTGGGTGGCAGTTCTCCGTCAGACCAAGCGGAGGCGCATCGATGA
- a CDS encoding ATP-binding protein, which translates to MAVKPVLRFRCGAGADQLRRIREAAAASLHNMGCDKETTDQIVLAINEASMNIIQHAYGNACSTHPRPELILELFWEDASVKVLLTDFADPVDPNSLQPRPLEDVKPGGLGLHFIRQVMDTVVLQHLPDANGNVLRMEKTLKRKHG; encoded by the coding sequence GTGGCAGTTAAACCCGTACTTCGGTTTCGGTGTGGTGCCGGTGCTGATCAGCTAAGACGAATACGCGAAGCGGCGGCGGCGAGTTTGCATAACATGGGCTGCGATAAGGAAACAACAGATCAAATCGTGTTAGCCATTAACGAAGCAAGTATGAATATTATCCAACACGCCTATGGTAATGCTTGTTCAACGCATCCCAGACCGGAACTGATTTTAGAGTTATTTTGGGAGGATGCCAGTGTCAAAGTGTTGTTAACCGACTTTGCTGATCCCGTCGATCCCAATTCCTTGCAACCGCGTCCCTTGGAGGATGTCAAGCCGGGTGGTTTGGGATTGCACTTTATTCGACAAGTGATGGATACGGTTGTTTTACAGCATCTACCGGATGCAAACGGTAATGTGTTGAGGATGGAAAAAACCTTGAAACGGAAACATGGGTAA
- a CDS encoding GIY-YIG nuclease family protein, which produces MPGSGEGSYVLVLRCDSSIKIAVGALGLLTFNKGYYLYVGSAFGPGGLKARLKHHLGQSKNPHWHIDYLRKECEMVEIWWCENPLRLEDRWVRLLEQLGYRSPHAGFGSSDSRSYSHLFHSEQEPPFALFERQMADGWVSCWRLAEIP; this is translated from the coding sequence GTGCCCGGTTCCGGAGAAGGCAGTTATGTTCTGGTCCTTCGTTGTGATTCATCAATCAAAATCGCGGTGGGTGCCCTGGGATTGCTTACCTTTAACAAAGGTTACTATCTTTATGTAGGTAGCGCTTTTGGTCCGGGAGGATTAAAAGCGCGCTTGAAACACCATCTTGGTCAAAGTAAAAATCCGCATTGGCATATTGATTATCTGCGAAAAGAATGTGAGATGGTGGAAATTTGGTGGTGTGAAAACCCATTGCGGTTGGAGGATCGGTGGGTGCGGCTATTGGAGCAGCTAGGTTATCGTTCTCCTCATGCCGGATTCGGTTCCTCGGATTCACGCTCCTACAGCCATCTTTTTCATTCGGAGCAGGAGCCCCCCTTTGCATTATTTGAACGGCAAATGGCAGATGGATGGGTAAGTTGTTGGCGGTTAGCAGAGATTCCGTAA
- a CDS encoding ATP-binding cassette domain-containing protein, translating into MTPTAAVQISHLDAYYGDRKILSNINMTVNTGEVMVIMGGSGSGKSTLLRHLLGLNTPVTGAIMLLGEDITKLDAVGMMALRKQMGVAFQGGALFGSMTVADNVELPLREHTNLDRKTMQIMARMKLEVVNMAGHEHLLPAQLSGGMVKRVALARAIIMDPKLLFFDEPSAGLDPVVAAELDDLILKLRDAMKMTIIVVTHELDSAFKIADRITVLDRGVILCSGTVEEVKRCPDERVQALLTRTPANENVDAADYIHRLTR; encoded by the coding sequence ATGACCCCGACCGCCGCTGTGCAAATCAGCCATCTGGATGCCTACTACGGTGATCGAAAAATATTGAGCAATATCAATATGACGGTAAATACAGGTGAAGTCATGGTGATTATGGGCGGTAGCGGCTCCGGTAAGAGTACCTTATTGCGCCACTTGTTGGGACTGAATACCCCGGTTACGGGAGCCATCATGTTATTGGGTGAAGATATTACGAAACTCGATGCGGTAGGGATGATGGCTTTGCGCAAACAAATGGGTGTGGCATTTCAAGGTGGGGCTCTATTTGGTTCCATGACGGTAGCGGACAATGTGGAATTGCCCTTGCGAGAACACACCAATCTGGATCGAAAGACCATGCAAATTATGGCACGTATGAAACTGGAAGTGGTAAACATGGCGGGACACGAGCATTTGTTACCGGCACAGCTATCAGGCGGTATGGTTAAGAGAGTCGCCTTGGCGCGGGCCATCATAATGGACCCAAAATTGCTGTTCTTTGATGAACCCTCTGCCGGTTTGGATCCGGTGGTTGCGGCCGAATTGGATGATTTGATTTTAAAATTACGTGACGCCATGAAAATGACCATTATCGTGGTTACCCATGAATTGGACAGTGCCTTTAAAATAGCGGATAGAATCACCGTCTTGGATAGAGGTGTAATTCTTTGTAGCGGAACGGTAGAGGAGGTAAAGCGGTGTCCTGATGAACGGGTTCAGGCTTTACTGACCCGAACCCCTGCGAATGAGAATGTTGATGCAGCAGATTACATACACCGTTTGACCCGCTAA
- a CDS encoding ABC transporter permease: MKQALMLMGQRSIDALQEFGYGVALSAEIMYWLLLGKLQKQSVRMDTVVVEAMQIGVNAILIASLLCFAVGVMLAIQGIETLKVFGAESQVILGITLSVTREFSPLIVGILVAGRSGSAIAARVGSMMESQEIDALRVMGINPVRFLAAPIFLAMLIMLPLLTVLGDLMGLLGGAVFTSLELHMSLYAYALRTLDIMSADDLFQGLVKSTVFAFLIAVVSLSNGFQARGGAEGIGRVTTRAVVMSISCIILADMMFTYLLNH, encoded by the coding sequence ATGAAGCAAGCACTGATGCTTATGGGGCAACGCAGTATAGATGCGTTGCAGGAGTTCGGTTACGGAGTGGCATTGAGCGCAGAAATTATGTACTGGCTGTTGTTGGGAAAGCTGCAAAAACAAAGTGTTCGCATGGACACGGTGGTGGTCGAAGCCATGCAGATTGGCGTGAATGCTATATTGATTGCCTCTTTGTTGTGTTTCGCCGTGGGTGTTATGTTGGCAATTCAAGGGATTGAAACACTAAAGGTGTTTGGGGCCGAGTCTCAGGTCATATTGGGCATAACATTGTCGGTAACTCGGGAGTTTTCCCCTTTGATAGTAGGCATCTTGGTTGCGGGACGTTCCGGTTCGGCTATTGCCGCACGTGTTGGCAGTATGATGGAGTCTCAAGAGATTGATGCCTTAAGGGTTATGGGAATCAATCCGGTGCGGTTTTTGGCAGCACCTATTTTCCTGGCCATGTTGATTATGTTGCCATTGTTGACTGTGCTGGGTGATCTCATGGGGTTGTTAGGCGGAGCCGTGTTCACTTCACTGGAACTCCATATGAGCCTATATGCTTATGCGCTACGCACTCTGGATATTATGAGTGCGGATGATCTGTTCCAAGGATTAGTAAAAAGCACCGTATTTGCGTTCCTGATTGCGGTGGTTTCATTGAGCAATGGTTTTCAGGCTCGCGGCGGGGCAGAGGGCATAGGCCGGGTCACCACGCGTGCGGTGGTCATGTCCATCAGTTGTATTATCTTGGCGGACATGATGTTTACTTATTTACTAAACCACTAA
- a CDS encoding GNAT family N-acetyltransferase: MNYLFISPKDSSYPAYLRLRWEMLRKPWGLPLQSAEDELESLACHVLAQQQSSAIGVGRIHAINETEWQIRYMAVLPAYQGQGIGRQILSLLEHHALEQGAEQILLHAREKALGFYQQQQYLLVKKSHVLFGEIQHYEMCKSLQRPRRKGD; this comes from the coding sequence GTGAATTACTTATTTATCTCTCCCAAGGATTCAAGCTACCCGGCTTACTTGAGGCTGCGTTGGGAAATGCTGCGCAAGCCCTGGGGGCTGCCGCTGCAGAGTGCCGAAGATGAATTGGAGTCATTGGCCTGTCATGTGCTGGCACAACAGCAATCTTCAGCAATCGGCGTGGGACGGATTCATGCGATCAATGAAACTGAATGGCAGATTCGCTACATGGCTGTTTTGCCCGCATATCAAGGCCAGGGAATTGGCAGGCAGATCTTAAGCCTGCTGGAACACCATGCGCTAGAGCAGGGTGCAGAGCAGATATTGCTGCATGCCCGGGAAAAAGCCCTAGGATTCTATCAGCAGCAACAGTACCTTCTGGTAAAAAAGTCGCATGTTCTCTTCGGTGAAATTCAACACTACGAAATGTGTAAATCTTTACAGCGACCACGTCGGAAGGGAGATTAG
- a CDS encoding HDOD domain-containing protein, with the protein MAIAPRVDVLRIKPTDIPAPPQSSIALIRACDDANVAFEQLCQLVQASPSLSAELLRLVNSAWFQTPQKIDTVAKAIKLMGQRSLLNVVLCLTVKNLLQQDPESWKQTAVLWEDSVRRAAICRLLAQEVGVNPEEGFTAGLLQDFPFIMMFYVNPTMQQHVPGLRACDPDQRFDQEVSLFGMSHVQVAELVTIQWGLPDKLSECLVNHHEVLGHQASVNSKVLYCADWMCAVFAAAERGKVLEQCRSVLKEFLNLDAGSVNEILEQVPPQTERVAQMMGLKLPVQESFEDILRQANSQLAEANLTYQELMWELEAAIRQRDQLATELAQELELAREIQQSLLPAGDHCCVSGVNIPAKELSGDFFDFFSLEDGSVLFNMGDVSGKGVNAALLMAKTSSLFRCLGKQFGSLDQLMAVINREIVETSVRGMFVSMVAGRYHPQSDQLELVNAGSPPGIFFPMEGQVRVLAAQTPPLGISNSVEFHTTRMSLNGGVLYFFSDGFTETGDKESAMLGVEGVIKLIRTFSGLPATQRLQALIQRVQEGAEFATRLRDDMTIIVLENNCGS; encoded by the coding sequence ATGGCTATAGCCCCAAGGGTTGACGTATTAAGGATCAAACCCACTGACATTCCTGCGCCTCCACAAAGCAGTATTGCTTTGATTCGCGCCTGTGACGATGCCAATGTGGCGTTTGAGCAATTGTGCCAATTGGTACAGGCCAGTCCTTCCTTGTCTGCGGAATTGCTCCGATTGGTAAATTCAGCCTGGTTTCAAACACCCCAAAAAATTGACACGGTTGCCAAAGCCATTAAGTTAATGGGACAACGTTCCTTGTTGAATGTTGTACTGTGCTTAACAGTGAAAAACTTGTTGCAACAAGATCCTGAGAGTTGGAAGCAAACGGCCGTACTTTGGGAGGATAGTGTTCGGCGCGCAGCGATTTGCCGTCTTTTGGCGCAGGAGGTGGGCGTGAATCCGGAGGAAGGTTTTACTGCCGGCTTATTGCAGGACTTTCCGTTTATCATGATGTTCTATGTGAATCCCACAATGCAGCAACACGTCCCAGGCTTGCGTGCCTGCGATCCGGATCAGCGCTTTGATCAGGAAGTCAGCTTGTTTGGAATGAGTCACGTTCAGGTAGCTGAACTGGTAACCATCCAATGGGGGTTGCCGGATAAACTTTCCGAATGTCTGGTGAATCATCATGAGGTGTTGGGTCACCAGGCTTCTGTAAACAGTAAAGTGTTGTATTGCGCCGACTGGATGTGCGCCGTGTTTGCTGCCGCGGAGCGTGGCAAGGTATTGGAGCAGTGTCGTAGCGTGTTGAAAGAATTTCTAAACCTGGATGCAGGCAGTGTCAATGAAATTCTGGAACAAGTACCACCACAGACAGAACGGGTGGCACAAATGATGGGATTGAAGCTGCCAGTGCAGGAAAGTTTTGAGGATATTCTGCGCCAAGCCAATTCACAGCTGGCGGAGGCCAATCTCACCTATCAGGAGCTAATGTGGGAACTGGAAGCGGCGATTCGGCAACGTGATCAATTGGCGACGGAATTGGCACAAGAACTGGAGTTGGCACGTGAGATCCAACAAAGCCTGCTACCTGCCGGCGACCATTGTTGTGTCAGCGGAGTTAACATTCCCGCAAAAGAATTGTCGGGTGATTTTTTTGATTTTTTCAGCTTAGAAGACGGTTCTGTTCTGTTCAATATGGGTGATGTTTCCGGTAAAGGAGTCAATGCGGCTTTGTTGATGGCTAAAACGAGCAGTTTGTTTCGTTGCCTTGGCAAACAATTTGGATCTTTGGATCAATTAATGGCGGTCATTAACCGGGAGATTGTGGAAACATCCGTGCGGGGAATGTTTGTGAGCATGGTTGCAGGCCGATACCATCCTCAGAGTGATCAACTGGAACTGGTTAATGCAGGCAGTCCTCCAGGCATTTTTTTTCCTATGGAGGGCCAAGTGCGTGTACTCGCTGCCCAGACCCCACCCTTGGGAATTAGCAATAGTGTGGAGTTTCACACAACCCGAATGAGCTTGAACGGTGGGGTTTTGTATTTTTTTTCAGACGGCTTTACCGAAACAGGAGATAAAGAGTCCGCTATGCTGGGGGTGGAGGGTGTCATCAAGCTCATTCGGACATTCTCCGGCTTGCCCGCCACGCAACGCTTACAGGCTTTAATCCAGCGGGTGCAAGAGGGTGCTGAGTTTGCAACCCGATTACGGGACGACATGACAATAATAGTATTGGAGAACAACTGTGGCAGTTAA
- a CDS encoding TIGR04013 family B12-binding domain/radical SAM domain-containing protein produces MTTKLTTPDSVLLVFYYRKTARYAFNVLTAALEKKGLLKQITLAFPPNKEKLLDIINNNGAKFKKIVVAWSFYSPDFETIKQELQFIHSHTTSNHVIHLAGGVHATAVPLEVLATGFNFVAVGEGEQTICEFMNAMLCDKPVNTLQGINSFDRGGKYIQNKKGAVVDLDAFPACPTGLRKFGPIEITRGCIYACRFCQTPHINKARFRHRSIERIIETVKIMVQAGLRDYRFITPTALSYGSSDESVNFKALEQLLQTVRAEIGPQRRLFYGTFPSEVRPEHVTERVLALLKQYVDNDNLIIGAQSGSQSVLDLCRRGHSVESILDAVTLCVKYNFKPNVDLIFGLPGETAADVNATLELARNLIDMGARIHNHTFMPLPGTPFRSSAAGSLTPQTQKKLLEITAQGQAYGNWEKQMRIAKQLADK; encoded by the coding sequence GTTGGTATTTTATTACCGCAAAACCGCTCGATACGCGTTTAATGTACTCACCGCAGCTTTGGAAAAGAAAGGTTTACTAAAGCAAATCACCCTTGCCTTTCCTCCCAACAAAGAAAAATTATTGGATATCATCAATAACAATGGCGCCAAATTTAAAAAAATTGTTGTTGCCTGGTCTTTTTACTCACCCGATTTCGAAACTATTAAACAAGAATTACAATTTATCCACTCCCATACCACTTCAAATCACGTTATTCACTTAGCTGGGGGTGTTCATGCAACCGCTGTTCCCCTGGAAGTCTTGGCAACAGGTTTCAATTTTGTTGCGGTAGGTGAAGGCGAGCAGACTATTTGTGAGTTTATGAACGCCATGCTGTGTGACAAGCCCGTAAACACGCTACAAGGCATTAATAGTTTCGATAGAGGTGGTAAATACATACAAAATAAAAAAGGCGCAGTGGTGGATTTGGATGCGTTTCCTGCATGCCCAACAGGATTACGAAAATTTGGACCCATAGAAATTACTCGAGGATGTATCTATGCGTGCCGTTTCTGCCAAACGCCTCATATTAACAAAGCCCGATTCCGGCACCGCAGCATAGAACGGATCATAGAAACCGTAAAAATTATGGTGCAAGCCGGTCTGCGTGACTATCGGTTTATTACCCCCACAGCTTTATCCTATGGATCCAGCGATGAATCTGTGAATTTTAAAGCCCTGGAACAACTGCTGCAAACGGTTCGAGCGGAAATTGGCCCACAACGGCGTTTGTTTTATGGAACTTTTCCTTCCGAGGTACGACCGGAACATGTCACAGAGAGGGTACTAGCCCTATTAAAGCAATATGTAGACAATGACAATTTAATCATCGGTGCACAATCGGGATCACAATCGGTTTTGGATCTGTGCCGCCGAGGCCACAGTGTAGAGTCTATCCTGGATGCGGTTACACTCTGTGTGAAATACAATTTTAAACCCAATGTGGATCTTATCTTCGGATTGCCGGGGGAAACCGCAGCAGATGTTAACGCCACGCTGGAATTAGCTCGAAATTTGATAGACATGGGGGCCAGAATACACAATCACACCTTTATGCCACTACCCGGCACACCGTTTCGCAGCAGTGCGGCCGGTTCACTGACACCACAAACTCAAAAGAAGCTGCTGGAAATCACCGCGCAGGGACAAGCCTACGGCAATTGGGAAAAGCAAATGCGTATCGCAAAACAATTGGCTGATAAATAG
- a CDS encoding STAS domain-containing protein — protein sequence MQYKVNTLGSYSILYLSGDVDLQYSPKARQDLLALLKNTKRVLVDLSAVDYIDSSGVASLVEAYQVANQHQGAFALVGVSDAALQVLQLARLDKVFDIYDTADQAAAAKG from the coding sequence ATGCAATATAAGGTAAATACCTTGGGTTCCTATTCCATTCTCTATCTCAGTGGAGATGTGGATTTGCAATATTCTCCTAAAGCCAGGCAGGACTTATTGGCATTGTTAAAAAACACCAAACGCGTATTGGTGGATTTGTCAGCCGTGGACTACATCGACAGTTCAGGGGTGGCGAGTCTTGTTGAAGCGTATCAAGTCGCCAATCAACACCAAGGCGCTTTTGCCTTAGTGGGGGTTAGTGACGCGGCCTTGCAGGTATTGCAGTTAGCGCGTTTGGATAAAGTGTTTGATATTTATGATACCGCGGACCAGGCGGCAGCTGCCAAGGGATAG